From one Streptomyces sp. SCSIO 30461 genomic stretch:
- the rpsP gene encoding 30S ribosomal protein S16 — MAVKIKLKRLGKIRSPHYRIVVADSRTRRDGRAIEEIGLYHPTYNPSRIEVDSERAQYWLSVGAQPTEPVLAILKLTGDWQKHKGLPAPEKPLLVPATKEDKRRSFDEFAKALEGDDTKGEAITQKAKKSEKKADEAEAPAESTEA, encoded by the coding sequence GTGGCAGTCAAGATCAAGCTGAAGCGTCTGGGCAAGATCCGTTCGCCTCACTACCGCATCGTCGTCGCCGACTCCCGTACCCGCCGTGACGGCCGGGCCATCGAGGAGATCGGTCTGTACCACCCGACGTACAACCCGTCGCGCATCGAGGTCGACTCGGAGCGTGCCCAGTACTGGCTGTCCGTCGGCGCCCAGCCGACCGAGCCGGTCCTCGCGATCCTCAAGCTGACCGGCGACTGGCAGAAGCACAAGGGCCTGCCCGCCCCGGAGAAGCCGCTGCTCGTCCCGGCGACGAAGGAAGACAAGCGTCGCTCCTTCGACGAGTTCGCCAAGGCCCTCGAGGGCGACGACACCAAGGGCGAGGCCATCACGCAGAAGGCCAAGAAGTCCGAGAAGAAGGCGGACGAGGCTGAGGCCCCCGCCGAGTCGACCGAGGCCTGA
- a CDS encoding DUF2469 domain-containing protein, translated as MSAEDLEKYETEMELKLYREYRDVVGLFKYVIETERRFYLTNDYEMQVHSVQGEVFFEVSMADAWVWDMYRPARFVKQVRVLTFKDVNIEELNKSDLELPSG; from the coding sequence ATGAGCGCCGAGGACCTCGAGAAGTACGAGACCGAGATGGAGCTGAAGCTCTACCGGGAGTACCGCGATGTCGTCGGACTGTTCAAATACGTGATCGAGACGGAGCGGCGCTTCTACCTCACCAACGACTACGAGATGCAGGTGCACTCGGTGCAGGGCGAGGTGTTCTTCGAGGTCTCGATGGCGGACGCGTGGGTCTGGGACATGTACCGGCCGGCGCGATTCGTGAAGCAGGTCCGCGTGCTCACCTTCAAGGACGTGAACATCGAGGAGCTCAACAAGAGCGACCTCGAACTCCCGAGCGGCTGA
- the rplS gene encoding 50S ribosomal protein L19 — MSHVLDVVNAASLRTDVPAFRPGDTVNVHVRVIEGNRSRIQQFKGVVIRRQGSGVSETFTVRKVSFSVGVERTFPVHSPIFEKIELVTRGDVRRAKLYYLRELRGKAAKIKEKRDN, encoded by the coding sequence ATGTCGCACGTGCTCGACGTCGTCAACGCCGCCTCGCTGCGGACCGACGTTCCGGCCTTCCGTCCCGGTGACACCGTGAACGTCCACGTTCGCGTCATCGAGGGCAACCGCTCCCGTATCCAGCAGTTCAAGGGCGTTGTCATCCGCCGCCAGGGCTCCGGCGTCAGCGAGACCTTCACGGTCCGCAAGGTCTCCTTCTCCGTCGGCGTCGAGCGCACCTTCCCGGTGCACAGCCCGATCTTCGAGAAGATCGAGCTCGTCACCCGTGGTGACGTCCGCCGCGCCAAGCTGTACTACCTGCGTGAGCTGCGCGGCAAGGCCGCGAAGATCAAGGAGAAGCGCGACAACTGA
- the rimM gene encoding ribosome maturation factor RimM (Essential for efficient processing of 16S rRNA) has translation MQLVVARIGRAHGIKGEVTVEVRTDEPELRLAPGAVLRTDPSSAGPLTIETGRVHSGRLLLRFAGVRDRNGAEALRNTLLIADVDPDERPDEPDEFYDHQLIDLDVVLADGTEVGRITEISHLPSQDLFIVERPDGSEVMIPFVEEIVTEIDLGEQKAVISPPPGLIDDRAEIASGRDRDEDPIEGAGEGDTEGEGGV, from the coding sequence GTGCAGCTGGTAGTCGCACGGATCGGCCGTGCCCACGGCATCAAGGGCGAGGTCACCGTCGAAGTCCGCACCGACGAGCCGGAGCTGAGGCTGGCGCCCGGAGCCGTCCTCCGAACCGACCCGTCGTCGGCCGGACCGCTGACGATCGAGACGGGGCGGGTGCACAGCGGCCGGCTGCTGCTGCGTTTCGCGGGCGTACGGGACCGAAACGGCGCCGAGGCCCTGCGCAACACCCTGCTCATCGCCGATGTCGACCCTGACGAGCGCCCCGACGAGCCCGATGAGTTCTACGACCACCAGCTCATCGATCTGGACGTGGTGCTCGCCGACGGCACCGAGGTGGGGCGGATCACCGAGATCTCGCATCTGCCGTCGCAGGACCTCTTCATCGTGGAGCGCCCCGACGGCAGCGAGGTGATGATCCCCTTCGTGGAGGAGATCGTCACCGAGATCGATCTCGGCGAGCAGAAGGCCGTCATCTCCCCGCCTCCCGGGCTGATCGACGACCGTGCCGAGATCGCTTCTGGCCGGGACCGGGACGAGGACCCGATCGAGGGCGCCGGCGAGGGGGACACCGAGGGCGAGGGCGGGGTCTGA
- the proS gene encoding proline--tRNA ligase: MAKAPVLTPQAEDFPRWYQDLINKAELADNGPVRGTMVIRPYGYGLWERMQREMDLRIKDAGASNAYFPLFIPQSYLTKEAEHVEGFAPELAVVTHGGGKELEEPVVVRPTSETIVNDYFSKWVQSYRDLPLLINQWANVVRWEMRPRVFLRTTEFLWQEGHTAHATFEEARDYAARIHRDVYADFMVNVLAIDVVLGRKTPAERFAGAVNTLTLEGMMGDGKALQMGTSHELGTNFSQAFNTTYLSKDGKRELVWQTSWGTSTRMVGGLIMSHGDDNGLRVPPRLAPVQVVVLAIKDDEAVLAAVRGLGDRLKAAGIRVQVDDRADVPFGRRAVDWELKGVPVRVEVGPRDLESGTAMLARRIPGGKEPVAVDALAGLLPKVLEEDQALLLRQSRERREARTTDVVAIDEATDVALAGGWARIPWADLGTDGEASLAERSVSVRCLVGEDGSVPDADDAPGTLAIVARAY; the protein is encoded by the coding sequence ATGGCAAAGGCTCCCGTCCTCACGCCGCAGGCCGAGGACTTCCCCCGCTGGTACCAGGACCTGATCAACAAGGCCGAGCTCGCCGACAACGGCCCGGTGCGGGGCACGATGGTGATCCGGCCGTACGGCTACGGGCTCTGGGAGCGCATGCAGCGGGAGATGGACCTGCGCATCAAGGACGCCGGCGCCTCCAACGCGTACTTCCCGCTGTTCATCCCCCAGTCGTATCTGACGAAGGAAGCCGAGCACGTCGAGGGCTTCGCTCCCGAGCTCGCCGTCGTCACCCACGGCGGAGGCAAGGAACTGGAGGAGCCGGTCGTCGTCCGCCCCACATCGGAGACGATCGTCAACGACTACTTCTCCAAGTGGGTGCAGAGCTACCGGGACCTTCCGCTGCTCATCAACCAGTGGGCGAACGTGGTCCGCTGGGAGATGCGGCCCCGGGTCTTCCTGCGTACGACGGAGTTCCTCTGGCAGGAGGGCCACACCGCCCACGCCACCTTCGAGGAGGCGCGGGACTACGCCGCCCGTATCCACCGGGACGTCTACGCCGACTTCATGGTGAACGTCCTCGCCATCGATGTGGTGCTCGGGCGCAAGACGCCGGCGGAGCGCTTCGCGGGAGCCGTCAACACCCTGACGCTCGAAGGCATGATGGGCGACGGGAAGGCCCTGCAGATGGGGACCAGCCATGAGCTGGGCACCAACTTCTCCCAGGCCTTCAACACCACGTATCTGTCGAAGGACGGCAAGCGGGAACTCGTCTGGCAGACCTCCTGGGGCACCTCCACCCGGATGGTCGGCGGCCTGATCATGTCGCACGGCGACGACAACGGGCTGCGGGTGCCGCCCCGGCTGGCGCCCGTGCAGGTCGTGGTGCTCGCCATCAAGGACGACGAGGCGGTGCTCGCCGCGGTGCGGGGGCTCGGCGACAGGCTGAAGGCCGCCGGGATCCGGGTCCAGGTCGACGACCGCGCCGACGTCCCCTTCGGGCGGCGGGCCGTGGACTGGGAGCTCAAGGGGGTGCCGGTGCGTGTCGAGGTCGGCCCGCGCGACCTGGAGAGCGGTACGGCGATGCTCGCCAGGCGCATCCCGGGCGGCAAGGAGCCCGTGGCGGTCGACGCGCTGGCCGGGCTGCTGCCCAAGGTGCTCGAAGAGGACCAGGCGCTGCTGCTGCGCCAGTCGCGTGAGCGCCGCGAGGCCCGTACCACCGACGTGGTGGCGATCGATGAGGCCACCGATGTGGCACTCGCGGGCGGCTGGGCACGTATTCCCTGGGCGGATCTTGGGACGGACGGGGAAGCCTCGCTCGCCGAGCGGTCCGTGTCCGTGCGGTGCCTGGTCGGCGAGGACGGGTCGGTGCCGGACGCCGACGACGCCCCGGGTACGCTCGCGATCGTCGCGCGCGCCTACTGA
- the lepB gene encoding signal peptidase I, with amino-acid sequence MAVGAQSGHGDPEQRPEQPSEAASGEGSVEGGGQDSGDGQGAGARKQRSFWKELPLLVGIALLLALLIKTFLVQAFSIPSDSMQNTLQRGDRVLVDKLTPWFGGEPERGEVVVFHDPGGWLDGEPTPEPNVMQQFLSFIGLMPSSEEKDLIKRTIAVGGDTVECKAGGPVKVNGKALDEPYIYPGNTPCDDAPFGPLKVPEGKIWVMGDHRQNSRDSRYHMEDANKGFVPVDEVVGRAVVVAWPIDRWSTLPVPETFDQKGLGAAAAAAAPGAVAVAGALPLVIRRRRRLTDRRTAG; translated from the coding sequence GTGGCCGTCGGTGCACAGTCTGGACATGGAGACCCCGAGCAGAGGCCCGAGCAGCCTTCCGAGGCTGCTTCCGGGGAAGGGTCCGTTGAGGGTGGCGGCCAGGACTCCGGGGACGGTCAGGGCGCTGGGGCGAGGAAGCAGCGGTCGTTCTGGAAGGAGTTGCCGCTGCTGGTCGGTATCGCGTTGTTGCTGGCGTTGTTGATCAAGACGTTTCTGGTGCAGGCGTTCTCGATTCCGTCGGATTCGATGCAAAACACGCTTCAGCGTGGTGACCGGGTGCTGGTGGACAAGCTGACTCCGTGGTTCGGTGGCGAGCCGGAGCGGGGTGAGGTGGTGGTGTTCCACGATCCGGGCGGTTGGTTGGACGGGGAGCCGACTCCTGAGCCGAATGTGATGCAGCAGTTCCTGAGTTTCATCGGTCTGATGCCGTCGTCCGAGGAGAAGGATCTGATCAAGCGGACGATCGCGGTCGGTGGTGACACGGTGGAGTGCAAGGCCGGTGGTCCCGTGAAGGTGAACGGGAAGGCGCTGGACGAGCCGTACATCTATCCGGGGAACACGCCGTGTGATGATGCGCCGTTCGGGCCGTTGAAGGTGCCCGAGGGCAAGATCTGGGTGATGGGCGACCACCGGCAGAACTCTCGGGACTCCCGCTACCACATGGAGGACGCCAACAAGGGCTTCGTCCCGGTCGACGAGGTCGTGGGGCGTGCCGTGGTGGTGGCCTGGCCGATCGACCGCTGGTCGACCCTGCCGGTACCGGAAACGTTCGACCAGAAGGGTCTTGGCGCGGCCGCGGCGGCCGCGGCACCCGGGGCCGTGGCGGTCGCCGGTGCCCTGCCGCTGGTGATCCGCCGCAGGCGGAGGCTGACCGATCGCCGTACCGCCGGGTAG
- the lepB gene encoding signal peptidase I, producing the protein MGNRGRRPSHRADTRLPTGTRPTNGTRTLPGRAERRRLARKVKRRRRRSAVKEIPILIMVALLIALGLKTFLVQAFVIPSGSMEQTIQIDDRVLVDKLTPWFGKKPQRGDVVVFRDPGGWLQQERTPVKEDPVVVKQVKQVLTFIGLLPSEDEQDLIKRVVGVGGDTVKCCDTNGRVTVNDVPLNEPYLHPDSGPSTLRFQVRVPDGRLFVMGDHRSNSADSRAHLDEAFDGTVSMDGVIGRAVVIAWPFDHWKGLEQRGTYASVPDARGAATTAAGQSPSVSTQNLNAMLSLPGAAELPPAMGVVGLHRLRYGAWRGARSGCGGRGGRGTIRTRARRAEARAAFRGCFRGRVR; encoded by the coding sequence ATGGGTAACCGCGGACGGCGGCCTAGCCACCGTGCCGACACCCGCCTGCCCACCGGCACGCGCCCCACCAACGGGACCCGGACCCTGCCGGGGCGTGCGGAACGGCGGCGGCTGGCCCGCAAGGTGAAGCGGCGGCGCCGGCGTTCGGCCGTGAAGGAGATACCGATCCTGATCATGGTGGCGCTGCTGATCGCGCTCGGGCTCAAGACGTTCCTCGTGCAGGCGTTCGTGATCCCGTCGGGCTCGATGGAGCAGACGATCCAGATCGACGACCGGGTCCTGGTGGACAAGCTGACCCCGTGGTTCGGCAAGAAGCCGCAGCGCGGCGATGTCGTGGTGTTCCGGGACCCGGGCGGCTGGCTCCAGCAGGAGCGTACGCCCGTCAAGGAGGACCCGGTCGTGGTCAAGCAGGTCAAACAGGTGCTGACCTTCATCGGGCTGCTTCCGTCCGAGGACGAGCAGGACCTGATCAAGCGGGTCGTGGGCGTCGGTGGGGACACCGTCAAATGCTGCGATACGAACGGTCGTGTCACCGTCAACGACGTCCCCTTGAACGAGCCCTACCTCCATCCCGACAGCGGCCCTTCGACGCTGAGGTTCCAGGTGCGGGTCCCCGACGGGCGGCTCTTCGTGATGGGCGACCACCGGTCCAACTCGGCTGATTCGAGGGCCCATCTGGACGAGGCCTTCGACGGCACGGTCTCCATGGACGGGGTCATCGGCCGGGCCGTCGTGATCGCCTGGCCCTTCGACCACTGGAAGGGACTCGAACAGCGCGGGACGTATGCCTCGGTGCCCGATGCCAGGGGTGCCGCGACAACGGCCGCGGGACAGTCGCCTAGTGTGTCCACTCAGAATCTGAACGCAATGCTCAGCCTCCCGGGTGCCGCGGAACTTCCGCCGGCGATGGGGGTGGTGGGGCTGCACCGGCTCCGCTACGGGGCGTGGCGCGGAGCGAGGAGTGGATGTGGGGGACGTGGCGGTCGAGGCACGATCCGGACCCGAGCGAGACGAGCAGAGGCCCGAGCAGCCTTCCGAGGCTGCTTCCGGGGAAGGGTCCGTTGA
- the ftsH gene encoding ATP-dependent zinc metalloprotease FtsH, translating into MANSVPPRDRTDQPWRSEGAPPPKRRPPGGWIGLALAAFIVFAAAFVALTLIGEEEQPTLSYTEFGKQVTAGNVAKIYAKGDAIQGELKKSRQLPDGEGDYTEFTTQRPSFADDDLWQELTRKGVTVTAEPVVAQRGFLVNLLISLAPILVLVLIWVLVARRMSTGGSGPFGRKAPPRPVELTAARRTTFDDVAGIDEVAGELNDVVDFLKNPQAYRDMGARMPGGVLLAGPPGTGKTLLARAVAGEAGVPFFSASASEFIEMIVGVGASRVRELFAEARKVAPAIVFIDEIDTIGRVRSGGAGIGGHDEREQTLNQILTEMDGFSGSEGVVVLAATNRADVLDPALTRPGRFDRIVQVSPPDRRGREAILRIHTRDIPLAEGVDLVQVARTTPGMTGAELANLANEAALLAVKRRQTAVTQGDLSAALEKVQLGAERPLVMPEDERRRTAYHESGHALLGMLQPGADPVRKITIVPRGRALGVTLSTPDADRYAYTEEYLRGRIIGALGGMAAEHVVFGVVTTGSESDLDQVTRLVRGMVGRWGMSERVGRFTAIPGDGQEPYGLAAAPATLDAVDHEMRRIADECYESACRQLRDNRYRLDALAAALLADETLEEDEAYRAAGIPRLTKSNGAE; encoded by the coding sequence GTGGCGAATTCCGTACCCCCGCGAGACCGCACCGACCAGCCCTGGCGGTCGGAGGGCGCTCCGCCGCCGAAGCGCCGTCCGCCCGGGGGCTGGATCGGGCTGGCGCTGGCCGCGTTCATCGTGTTCGCCGCCGCGTTCGTCGCGCTGACGCTCATCGGGGAGGAGGAGCAGCCCACCCTCTCCTACACCGAGTTCGGCAAGCAGGTCACCGCGGGCAACGTCGCGAAGATCTACGCCAAGGGCGACGCCATCCAGGGCGAGTTGAAGAAGTCCCGGCAGCTGCCGGACGGAGAGGGCGACTACACCGAGTTCACCACCCAGCGGCCCTCGTTCGCCGATGACGACCTCTGGCAGGAACTCACCCGCAAGGGTGTCACCGTGACTGCGGAACCGGTCGTCGCCCAGCGCGGCTTCCTCGTCAACCTGCTGATCTCACTCGCCCCGATCCTGGTGCTGGTCCTCATCTGGGTCCTTGTGGCGCGGCGGATGAGTACCGGGGGCTCCGGGCCGTTCGGCCGCAAGGCGCCGCCCCGGCCCGTCGAGCTGACCGCGGCAAGACGCACCACCTTCGACGACGTGGCCGGGATCGACGAGGTCGCGGGGGAGCTCAACGATGTCGTGGACTTCCTGAAGAACCCCCAGGCATACCGCGACATGGGTGCCCGGATGCCGGGTGGCGTGCTGCTGGCAGGCCCGCCCGGCACGGGCAAGACCCTTCTGGCGCGGGCCGTGGCGGGGGAAGCCGGGGTGCCGTTCTTCTCCGCGTCCGCTTCCGAGTTCATCGAGATGATCGTGGGCGTGGGTGCGTCCCGGGTGCGAGAGCTCTTCGCCGAGGCCCGCAAGGTCGCCCCGGCCATCGTGTTCATCGACGAGATCGACACCATCGGCCGAGTGCGCTCCGGTGGGGCCGGGATCGGCGGCCACGACGAGCGGGAGCAGACGCTCAATCAGATCCTGACCGAGATGGACGGCTTCAGCGGCTCCGAGGGCGTGGTCGTACTCGCCGCCACCAACCGCGCCGATGTGCTTGACCCCGCGCTCACCCGTCCGGGCCGTTTCGACCGGATCGTGCAGGTGAGCCCGCCCGACAGGCGCGGTCGTGAGGCGATCCTGCGGATCCACACCCGGGATATCCCCCTCGCGGAGGGGGTCGACCTGGTCCAGGTGGCCCGTACGACGCCGGGCATGACGGGCGCCGAACTCGCCAATCTCGCCAACGAGGCCGCGTTGCTCGCAGTCAAGCGCAGACAGACTGCGGTCACCCAGGGGGATCTGTCCGCGGCTCTGGAGAAGGTGCAGCTCGGCGCAGAACGGCCCCTGGTGATGCCCGAGGACGAGCGTCGCAGGACCGCGTACCACGAGAGCGGCCATGCACTGCTCGGCATGCTCCAGCCCGGAGCCGACCCGGTACGCAAGATCACGATCGTGCCGCGCGGGCGTGCGCTGGGCGTCACCCTGTCGACTCCCGACGCCGACCGCTATGCCTACACGGAGGAGTATCTGCGCGGTCGGATCATCGGCGCTCTGGGCGGAATGGCCGCCGAGCATGTGGTCTTCGGGGTGGTCACGACCGGATCCGAGAGCGATCTGGATCAGGTCACCCGGCTGGTGCGGGGCATGGTCGGCCGCTGGGGCATGAGCGAGCGCGTGGGCCGCTTCACCGCGATCCCCGGGGACGGACAGGAGCCGTACGGGCTCGCCGCCGCCCCGGCGACGCTGGACGCGGTGGACCACGAGATGCGGCGGATCGCCGACGAGTGCTACGAGAGTGCCTGCCGGCAGCTCCGGGACAACCGGTACCGGCTGGACGCCCTCGCCGCCGCCCTGCTGGCCGATGAGACCCTGGAGGAGGACGAGGCGTACCGGGCGGCCGGCATCCCCCGGCTCACCAAGAGCAACGGGGCGGAGTAG
- a CDS encoding RNA-binding protein: MLEEALEHLVKGIVDNPDDVQVASRNLRRGRVLEVRVHPDDLGKVIGRNGRTARALRTVVGAIGGRGVRVDLVDVDQVR, encoded by the coding sequence ATGCTCGAGGAGGCTCTCGAGCACCTCGTGAAGGGCATCGTCGACAACCCCGACGATGTGCAGGTCGCCTCGCGCAACCTGCGTCGTGGGCGCGTGCTGGAGGTTCGGGTGCACCCCGATGACCTCGGCAAGGTGATCGGTCGCAATGGCCGCACCGCCCGCGCCCTGCGCACCGTCGTGGGCGCCATCGGTGGCCGGGGTGTCCGTGTCGACCTCGTTGACGTGGACCAGGTCCGCTGA
- a CDS encoding class I SAM-dependent methyltransferase, giving the protein MGHTLVRHHPRTRTASARPAGDQARSRARDWAEIQERMLVPLYEAAYEHLEVGARSRVLGIGCGSGLALLMAIARGARVTGVDTDGARLALARTRLTPEPGGTPGSGGDGSDDSRVRLVEGGPEDAWDPARPRFDVITAFQPIGCTAGDSERLVPALEASVPLAERGSAVVLAGWGPPERCATAAVLRVASRLTERLRTAGGWRQTRRDDLEDVASRAGLHPDGSGRVACPFGYADADSAVRGLLSTGLFDAAIRATDRKQVEKEITEALHPHVQSDGTVWMPNVFRYLIARTS; this is encoded by the coding sequence ATGGGACATACGCTCGTCCGGCACCACCCCCGCACCCGTACGGCCTCCGCACGCCCGGCCGGTGACCAGGCCCGGTCGAGGGCCCGCGACTGGGCCGAGATCCAGGAACGGATGCTGGTGCCCCTCTATGAGGCGGCGTACGAGCATCTGGAGGTCGGCGCGCGCTCCCGGGTGCTGGGAATCGGCTGCGGTTCGGGGCTCGCCCTGCTGATGGCGATAGCGCGAGGCGCGCGGGTCACCGGGGTGGACACGGACGGAGCGCGTCTGGCGCTGGCCCGTACGCGGCTCACGCCGGAGCCCGGCGGCACGCCCGGCTCCGGCGGGGACGGGTCCGATGACTCGCGGGTCCGTCTGGTGGAGGGCGGGCCCGAAGATGCCTGGGACCCCGCCCGGCCACGCTTCGACGTGATCACCGCTTTTCAGCCGATCGGGTGCACGGCAGGCGACTCGGAGAGGCTTGTTCCCGCCCTGGAAGCGTCCGTCCCGCTCGCCGAACGGGGCAGTGCGGTCGTACTGGCGGGCTGGGGACCGCCCGAGCGGTGCGCCACCGCGGCGGTGCTGCGGGTCGCGAGCAGGCTGACCGAACGGCTGCGGACGGCCGGTGGCTGGCGGCAGACCAGGCGGGACGACCTGGAGGATGTGGCGAGCAGGGCCGGTCTCCACCCGGACGGCTCGGGACGGGTCGCCTGCCCCTTCGGCTACGCGGACGCGGACAGCGCGGTGCGGGGGTTGCTGTCGACCGGGCTGTTCGACGCGGCGATCCGGGCGACGGACCGGAAGCAGGTCGAGAAGGAGATCACGGAGGCGCTGCACCCGCATGTGCAGTCCGACGGGACGGTGTGGATGCCCAATGTGTTCCGGTATCTGATCGCCCGGACGTCCTGA
- the lepB gene encoding signal peptidase I, whose translation MDTDVQHTERDRSSALGTADSPPEARSRSARVPTRAAGLLRRLTLRRAAGLGVVIGALLLLLSHFVAQPFMIPSTSMEPGLQVGDRVVVNKLAYRFGSRPQRGDVVVFDGTGSFVQETADRGAFAGLARGTAAALGLAEPAETDFVKRVIGVGGDRVKCCGRGGRLEVNGVAVDEYYVHPDDAPSRVSFDVVVPEGALFVLGDHRDKSRDSRDHLGDPGGGMVPLDKVIGRADWISWPAGRWSTVEPATMTFHSVPEPGGAHG comes from the coding sequence ATGGACACCGACGTACAGCACACGGAGCGCGACCGCTCCTCCGCCCTGGGGACCGCTGATTCCCCGCCGGAGGCGCGGTCGCGCTCCGCGCGCGTACCCACCCGTGCCGCCGGACTGCTGCGGCGGCTCACCCTGCGCCGTGCGGCCGGGCTCGGTGTGGTCATCGGTGCCCTCCTTCTGCTGCTGAGCCACTTCGTCGCCCAGCCCTTCATGATCCCCAGTACCTCGATGGAGCCCGGACTGCAGGTCGGCGACCGGGTGGTGGTGAACAAGCTGGCGTACCGCTTCGGTTCCCGGCCTCAGCGCGGGGACGTCGTCGTGTTCGACGGCACCGGGTCGTTCGTCCAGGAGACGGCCGACCGCGGTGCGTTCGCCGGGTTGGCGCGGGGCACCGCGGCGGCGCTCGGGCTCGCCGAACCGGCCGAGACCGATTTCGTGAAGCGCGTGATCGGCGTGGGCGGCGACCGCGTCAAGTGCTGCGGCAGAGGGGGGAGGCTCGAGGTGAACGGTGTGGCCGTCGACGAGTACTACGTCCACCCCGACGACGCTCCTTCCCGTGTGTCCTTCGACGTCGTCGTGCCCGAGGGCGCGCTGTTCGTGCTGGGGGACCACCGGGACAAGTCCCGTGACTCCCGTGACCACCTCGGGGACCCCGGCGGCGGCATGGTGCCGCTGGACAAGGTCATCGGCCGGGCGGACTGGATCAGCTGGCCGGCCGGACGCTGGTCGACGGTGGAGCCGGCGACCATGACCTTCCACTCCGTGCCGGAACCCGGCGGTGCCCATGGGTAA
- the trmD gene encoding tRNA (guanosine(37)-N1)-methyltransferase TrmD, whose protein sequence is MRLDVVTIFPEYLEPLNVSLVGKARARGRLDVHVHDLRHWTYDRHNTVDDTPYGGGPGMVMKTEPWGDALDQAIADGYEAGAHGPVIVVPTPSGRPFTQELAVELSRRPWLIFTPARYEGIDRRVTEEYATRVPVLEVSIGDYVLAGGEAAVLVITEAVARLLPGVLGNAESHQDDSFAPGAMANLLEGPVYTKPPEWRGRGIPDVLLSGHHGKIARWRRDEAFRRTAANRPDLLERCDPSLFDKKDREILSILGWAPSPDGRFWRRPPAVEE, encoded by the coding sequence ATGCGGCTCGACGTCGTCACGATCTTCCCGGAGTACCTGGAACCGCTGAACGTCTCGCTGGTCGGAAAGGCAAGGGCCCGAGGACGGCTCGACGTCCACGTCCACGATCTGCGGCACTGGACCTACGACCGGCACAACACCGTTGACGACACCCCGTACGGCGGCGGTCCGGGCATGGTCATGAAGACCGAGCCCTGGGGAGACGCACTCGACCAGGCCATCGCCGACGGGTACGAGGCCGGGGCGCACGGTCCTGTCATCGTCGTACCCACCCCCAGCGGGCGTCCGTTCACCCAGGAACTCGCCGTTGAGTTGTCCCGGCGGCCTTGGCTGATCTTCACCCCCGCCCGGTACGAGGGCATCGACCGGCGGGTGACGGAGGAGTACGCCACGCGCGTTCCGGTCCTCGAAGTCTCCATCGGCGACTACGTCCTCGCGGGCGGCGAAGCGGCCGTCCTCGTCATCACGGAAGCGGTGGCCCGCCTGCTGCCGGGAGTGCTCGGCAACGCCGAGTCCCACCAGGACGACTCCTTCGCGCCCGGCGCCATGGCCAATCTGCTGGAAGGCCCCGTCTACACCAAGCCCCCCGAGTGGCGCGGCCGCGGGATCCCGGACGTGCTGCTCAGCGGCCACCACGGGAAGATCGCACGCTGGCGACGCGACGAGGCGTTCCGGCGGACGGCCGCCAACCGGCCCGACCTCTTGGAACGCTGCGATCCGTCGCTGTTCGACAAGAAGGACCGGGAGATCCTCTCCATCCTGGGCTGGGCGCCCTCGCCCGATGGCCGATTTTGGCGCAGGCCACCGGCCGTGGAAGAATAG
- the lepB gene encoding signal peptidase I — protein MSGTGVIAGGHGRVGSVLSGLAVIVGCVLFLGGFGWGAVAYQPYTVPSESMSPSILPGDRVLAERIDGSKVRRGDVVVFADKTWGEATMLKRVVAVGGDTVACCDAQGRLTVNGEPVEEPYLRNQDKASPTDFSAEIPEGKLFLLGDERMGSLDSREHLQEAGHGAVSRDDVSARVDAVVWPLPGGFVERPQGFVALPGGVSQPGPVKLIFAAIVSGALLILGGAAYGPLARRFGRRKASTARDRVTTHA, from the coding sequence ATGAGCGGAACAGGTGTGATAGCGGGCGGTCACGGTCGCGTCGGCAGTGTGCTGTCGGGGCTGGCCGTGATCGTCGGCTGTGTGCTCTTTCTCGGCGGATTCGGGTGGGGGGCCGTGGCCTACCAGCCCTACACCGTGCCGAGCGAATCCATGTCGCCCTCCATCCTTCCGGGCGACCGGGTGCTCGCCGAGCGCATCGACGGCTCAAAGGTGCGGCGCGGGGACGTCGTGGTCTTCGCCGACAAGACCTGGGGCGAGGCGACCATGCTCAAGCGGGTCGTCGCCGTGGGCGGTGACACCGTCGCCTGCTGTGACGCGCAGGGCAGGCTCACCGTCAACGGCGAGCCGGTCGAAGAACCCTACCTGCGCAACCAGGACAAGGCCTCACCCACGGACTTCAGCGCCGAGATCCCGGAGGGGAAGCTCTTCCTGCTCGGAGACGAGCGCATGGGCTCCCTCGACTCCCGGGAGCACCTCCAGGAAGCGGGACACGGCGCTGTGTCCCGCGACGACGTCAGTGCCCGGGTCGACGCGGTGGTCTGGCCTCTGCCCGGCGGATTCGTCGAACGTCCGCAGGGTTTCGTGGCCCTGCCGGGCGGAGTGTCCCAGCCGGGGCCGGTGAAGCTGATCTTCGCTGCGATCGTGAGCGGTGCGCTGCTGATCCTGGGGGGTGCGGCCTACGGGCCGCTGGCCCGGCGCTTCGGCCGGCGGAAGGCTTCCACGGCGCGTGACCGGGTGACGACGCACGCTTGA